Within Micromonospora parathelypteridis, the genomic segment ACCGCCACCACGGCGATCTGCATCGCGGCCGGGAATCGCATGTCCGGTGGCCGGGATGGTCGGCCCGTGCGGGTCATCCGCGGCGCCCGTGCGTCCGGGCTGTGGCCGCCACCGCCGGGTCAGATGCCGCGCAGATGCTGCGAGACCCGATTGTGCTTCTTGTCCCGGGCCTGCTCGGCTCGCTGGGCGGGGCCCACCTCGGGCGCTGCCTCGATGCCGGCCGATCGGGCCACTTCGGTGCCGTTGGCGTAGTCGACCGGCGGCAGGGCGCGCAACGCCTTCAGGACGTCCGGCGGGGCGCCTTCCCGTTCGGCCTCGCGGACCACGTCGTTCTTCTCGGCCGGGTA encodes:
- a CDS encoding DUF2795 domain-containing protein, with the translated sequence MASYADVLQYLSSLDYPAEKNDVVREAEREGAPPDVLKALRALPPVDYANGTEVARSAGIEAAPEVGPAQRAEQARDKKHNRVSQHLRGI